In one window of Episyrphus balteatus chromosome 3, idEpiBalt1.1, whole genome shotgun sequence DNA:
- the LOC129916252 gene encoding protein sneaky isoform X6 translates to MSKPFQNTLAAMKDEMADIRKNFENIEEVLQPIKDEIDDENQNNSSNVNPIVERFIRQDILPALSFADPTNQTERLSKAQAIKDKYSKKMQLRCREQLEKGENRCKNAFSSAHEKCMERLPVVVDTLLCWPLRIDFVCNMELLGYQETGGICDPSGVIDPKLGENMINLKETEHDLFQNVTDAGISFEVVKIQQPPQLKAAKETANIVMEEITAKKKSFDYIMSIMQRILSFVFLRVIHSSIMYHRNYLRRIDFDNIYIMPYFKRIDQRRGERNQHTLLPLKKFQRNFLVDTEKPCNHSKDESRAMTFLFLQFILEIFVSGLFLLLDHMIVVLLKIVASKSEITYYQEGEHIISFSINGTGLMARLMRTTLKNFNMHERVSTFLTNKPCLPQPSALPKRFYLTLLGLYLATLLLIYYSTLTMRSRMYICGFFYRKREKQRTLHLYNKMLKNRKILFETMYRKVKDDLEAKKLKMNLNLLLRLRFKYPKYFSWLRWFNITRRNCLICGEREPRNAANTLLVQFVECTTSDCNFTYCEECWLDIGEVCVACQSGEKVLRCCN, encoded by the exons ATGAGTAAACCTTTTCAAAACACTCTTGCAGCCATGAAAGATGAAATGGctgatataagaaaaaatttcgaaaacatCGAAGAAGTCTTACAGCCTATCAAAGATGAAATTGATGATGAAAATCAGAACAATTCCTCAAACGTCAACCCTATTGTAGAAAGATTTATTCGTCAAGATATTTTACCAGCTTTATCATTTGCTGATCCAACCAATCAAACTGAAAGACTATCAAAAGCTCAAGCTATCAAAgacaaatattcaaaaaagatGCAACTGCGATGTAGAGAACAATTGGAGAAGGGTGAGAACCGTTGTAAGAATGCATTTTCCAGTGCTCATGAAAAGTGTATGGAAAGGTTGCCAGTTGTGGTTGATACACTCCTATGTTGGCCACTAcgaattgattttgtttgtaaTATGGAACTTTTGGGATATCAAGAAACTGGAGGAATTTGTGATCCGAGCGGTGTTATTGATCCAAAACTGGGTGAAAATATGATTAATTTGAAAGAAACCGAACATGATCTTTTTCAAAATGTAACTGATGCTGGAATTTCATTCGAAGTTGTCAAAATTCAGCAACCACCTCAGTTAAA agcTGCAAAAGAAACAGCAAACATTGTCATGGAAGAAATCACGGCAAAGAAGAAATCATTTGATTACATTATGTCTATTATGCAGAGAATACtttcatttgtatttttaagaGTTATTCACT CTTCTATAATGTACCACAGGAACTATTTACGAAGAATCGATTTCGATAATATTTATATAATGCCATATTTCAAGAGAATCGATCAACGGCGAGGAGAACGTAATCAACACACTTTGCTGCcattaaaaaaa TTCCAACGTAATTTTTTAGTCGATACTGAAAAACCCTGTAATCATTCCAAAGATGAATCAAGAGCTATGACATTTCTGTTTTTGCAATTTATTCTTGAAATATTTGTATCAGGATTATTTTTGCTCCTTGACCACATGATAGTTGTACTATTGAAAATTGTTGCTTCGAAGTCCGAAATCACTTATTATCAAGAAGGTGAACATATAATTTCATTTtct ATTAATGGAACTGGACTCATGGCCCGTCTTATGCgaacaacattaaaaaatttcaatatgcaTGAACGTGTTTCTACATTTTTGACAAATAAACCATGTTTACCGCAACCATCGGCTTTGCCAAAGAG ATTCTATTTGACGTTACTTGGATTATATTTAGCAACATTGCTTCTAATTTATTACAGTACGCTAACTATGCGTTCTAGAATGTACATTTGTGGTTTTTTCTATCGCAAAAGAGAAAAGCAAAGAACTCTACATCTCTAcaataaaatgttaaagaatCGTAAAATTCTGTTCGAAACTATGTATCGCAAGGTAAAAGATGATTTGGAGGCGAAAAAACTCAAGATGAACTTAAATTTGTTGTTG CGGCTGCGTTTTAAATACCCAAAATATTTTAGTTGGCTTCGATGGTTCAATATCACCCGACGGAATTGTTTAATATGTGGTGAACGGGAACCAAGAAATG CTGCAAATACTTTGTTAGTTCAGTTTGTAGAATGTACAACTTCAGACTGCAATTTTACTTATTGCGAAGAATGTTGGCTTGATATTGGAGAAGTATGTGTTGCATGTCAGAGTggagaaaaagttttaagatgctgcaattaa